The Variovorax sp. S12S4 genome includes the window AATTCATGTCCCACACCTGCTCGGCCAGCGTGGTGCGAGAAAGTATCTGGCCGCGGCGGCGCAGCAGTACCGTGAGCAGAAGGAACTCCTTGGCCGTCAGCTCCAGGCGACGGCCATCCCTCGTTGCTTTGCGGCCAAGCAAGTCCACCTCGAGTTCGGCCAGCCTGAGCGTGGTGGGATGGTTCGATGCGCCGCCGGAGCCGCGGCGCATCAGTGCGGAGATCCGGGCCAGCAATTCAGAGAACGCGAAGGGCTTGACCAGGTAGTCGTCCGCCCCTTCCTGCAAACCTCGCACGCGGTCCTCTACCTTGTCGCGGGCGGTGAGCATCAGCACGGGGGTGTTGCTGCGCGCGCGCATGGCGCGAAGCACGCCGAAGCCGTCGATGCCCGGCAGCATCACGTCGAGCAGAACGACGGAATAGTCGCCTCCTTCGGCCAGGCGTCTGCCTTCGATGCCGTCGCGCGCCACGTCGACCACATAGCCGTTCTCGGTCA containing:
- a CDS encoding heavy metal response regulator transcription factor, whose amino-acid sequence is MRLLIVEDESRLVDYLVRGLTENGYVVDVARDGIEGRRLAEGGDYSVVLLDVMLPGIDGFGVLRAMRARSNTPVLMLTARDKVEDRVRGLQEGADDYLVKPFAFSELLARISALMRRGSGGASNHPTTLRLAELEVDLLGRKATRDGRRLELTAKEFLLLTVLLRRRGQILSRTTLAEQVWDMNFDSDTNVVEVAVRRLRAKMDDPFSQRLLHTVRGMGYVLEERSR